One genomic region from Pelmatolapia mariae isolate MD_Pm_ZW unplaced genomic scaffold, Pm_UMD_F_2 NODE_ptg000244l+_length_82687_cov_1, whole genome shotgun sequence encodes:
- the LOC134622845 gene encoding haloacid dehalogenase-like hydrolase domain-containing protein 3 isoform X1 — translation MMLVPLFHSKKVLSSSTIWAEPFCVSFGFLPESKDMCFNVKHESDTNLHSVTYWPLSLSSHLGVMRAPLRWVLWDVKDTLLKVRSSVGEQYCKEAERMGLSLSPVEVDAAFRQVYRQYSSRYPNYGISQGLNGQSWWRGVVRDTLSQCGAQEPELLNTVANNLYHNFCSADNWEVFPDSKKALESCSSLGLKLGVVSNFDNRLEAILHVCGLLSYFSFLITSEEAGVAKPSPAIFSQALQKCGVPADRVAHIGDHYVNDYLTSRSMGIHGFLLDRHKDGQLDVPQEHRLSSLDELPSRLQQHMN, via the exons ATGATGTTAGTACCGTTgtttcacagcaagaaggtcctgagttcctCCACAATCTGGGCAGAACCTTTCTGCGTGAGTTTTGGCTTCCTCCcagagtccaaagacatgtg TTTCAATGTAAAACACGAATCTGACACGAATCTCCACAGTGTCACCTACTGGCCACTTTCACTATCATCACACCTTG GTGTGATGCGAGCTCCTCTGCGTTGGGTGCTGTGGGATGTGAAGGACACCCTGCTGAAGGTGCGCTCATCTGTGGGAGAGCAGTACTGCAAGGAGGCAGAGCGTATGGGCTTGAGCCTCAGTCCTGTGGAGGTCGACGCTGCTTTCCGGCAGGTTTATCGACAGTATTCCAGTAGATACCCAAACTATGGCATCAGTCAGGGCCTGAATGGACAGTCATGGTGGAGGGGGGTGGTGCGGGACACTCTCTCTCAGTGCGGTGCACAGGAGCCAGAGTTGTTAAACACAGTAGCCAACAATCTTTACCATAACTTCTGCAGCGCAGATAACTGGGAG GTATTTCCAGACTCAAAGAAGGCTCTGGAGAGTTGTTCTTCTCTTGGACTGAAGCTGGGTGTGGTGTCCAACTTTGACAACCGCCTGGAAGCAATCTTACATGTTTGTGGGCTGCTGTCATACTTTAGCTTTTTAATAACATCAGAAGAGGCTGGTGTAGCAAAGCCCAGTCCGGCCATCTTTAGTCAGGCACTGCAAAAATGTGGTGTGCCAGCTGATAGAGTAGCTCATATTGGGGACCATTATGTTAATGATTACCTCACTTCTCGGTCTATGGGTATTCACGGCTTCCTTTTAGACAGACATAAGGATGGCCAACTAGATGTTCCTCAAGAGCATCGGCTGAGTTCACTGGATGAGCTGCCGTCACGGCTCCAGCAGCATATGAACTAA
- the LOC134622845 gene encoding haloacid dehalogenase-like hydrolase domain-containing protein 3 isoform X2, which yields MRAPLRWVLWDVKDTLLKVRSSVGEQYCKEAERMGLSLSPVEVDAAFRQVYRQYSSRYPNYGISQGLNGQSWWRGVVRDTLSQCGAQEPELLNTVANNLYHNFCSADNWEVFPDSKKALESCSSLGLKLGVVSNFDNRLEAILHVCGLLSYFSFLITSEEAGVAKPSPAIFSQALQKCGVPADRVAHIGDHYVNDYLTSRSMGIHGFLLDRHKDGQLDVPQEHRLSSLDELPSRLQQHMN from the exons ATGCGAGCTCCTCTGCGTTGGGTGCTGTGGGATGTGAAGGACACCCTGCTGAAGGTGCGCTCATCTGTGGGAGAGCAGTACTGCAAGGAGGCAGAGCGTATGGGCTTGAGCCTCAGTCCTGTGGAGGTCGACGCTGCTTTCCGGCAGGTTTATCGACAGTATTCCAGTAGATACCCAAACTATGGCATCAGTCAGGGCCTGAATGGACAGTCATGGTGGAGGGGGGTGGTGCGGGACACTCTCTCTCAGTGCGGTGCACAGGAGCCAGAGTTGTTAAACACAGTAGCCAACAATCTTTACCATAACTTCTGCAGCGCAGATAACTGGGAG GTATTTCCAGACTCAAAGAAGGCTCTGGAGAGTTGTTCTTCTCTTGGACTGAAGCTGGGTGTGGTGTCCAACTTTGACAACCGCCTGGAAGCAATCTTACATGTTTGTGGGCTGCTGTCATACTTTAGCTTTTTAATAACATCAGAAGAGGCTGGTGTAGCAAAGCCCAGTCCGGCCATCTTTAGTCAGGCACTGCAAAAATGTGGTGTGCCAGCTGATAGAGTAGCTCATATTGGGGACCATTATGTTAATGATTACCTCACTTCTCGGTCTATGGGTATTCACGGCTTCCTTTTAGACAGACATAAGGATGGCCAACTAGATGTTCCTCAAGAGCATCGGCTGAGTTCACTGGATGAGCTGCCGTCACGGCTCCAGCAGCATATGAACTAA